One genomic segment of Paenibacillus durus includes these proteins:
- a CDS encoding DMT family transporter — protein MKARNADLLMMLVTMSWGSSYLFMKTGLDSVSPFNLVALRFGLAFVLCAAIWFKRLRSTDKMTLMYAFVLGFILFAVSASIIFGLGSTSTSNAGFLASLTVIFVPALSAIVLKQKPEAKLIAGACSALIGIGLLTISGPMSIKPGDLLCILAALLYAAHILVTGAAAKTADTLNLGILQLGFAAGFGLVFSFMFEHPRLPESTGGWVSILILSVVCSAIGYIVQSIAQKYTTPAHTGLVFSLEPVFAAIFAYLFANELLPLRGYVGAALILLGVLMAEVKRKSVTPDRVGYGNGKGVS, from the coding sequence ATGAAAGCCAGAAACGCCGATTTGCTGATGATGCTCGTAACGATGAGCTGGGGCTCGTCTTATCTATTTATGAAGACCGGACTGGATTCCGTATCCCCGTTCAACCTGGTCGCACTTCGATTCGGTTTGGCGTTTGTGCTATGTGCGGCCATATGGTTCAAACGGTTGCGTTCGACGGATAAAATGACGCTAATGTATGCCTTCGTACTAGGGTTTATCCTGTTTGCCGTATCTGCCTCCATTATCTTCGGTCTCGGAAGCACTTCGACGTCCAATGCAGGATTTCTTGCCAGCTTGACGGTAATCTTCGTTCCGGCATTGTCTGCGATTGTACTGAAGCAGAAGCCGGAAGCGAAGCTGATCGCGGGCGCTTGCTCGGCGCTTATCGGTATCGGGCTGCTCACGATCAGCGGTCCGATGAGCATAAAGCCTGGGGATTTATTGTGCATCCTGGCTGCGCTGCTGTACGCTGCCCATATTCTGGTGACGGGAGCGGCGGCGAAGACTGCGGACACTCTGAATCTGGGAATTCTGCAATTAGGATTCGCGGCCGGCTTCGGCTTGGTATTCTCGTTCATGTTCGAACATCCCCGCCTTCCTGAATCAACTGGGGGATGGGTATCGATCCTGATACTAAGCGTCGTATGCAGCGCAATCGGCTATATCGTTCAGTCCATCGCGCAAAAATATACCACACCAGCGCATACGGGACTTGTTTTCTCGCTGGAGCCCGTTTTTGCCGCGATATTCGCTTACCTGTTCGCGAACGAACTGCTGCCCCTGAGAGGTTACGTTGGAGCCGCATTGATTCTACTTGGGGTGCTGATGGCCGAGGTGAAGCGGAAGAGCGTTACTCCGGATCGGGTTGGATACGGCAATGGTAAGGGAGTGTCATGA
- a CDS encoding sigma-70 family RNA polymerase sigma factor: protein MKITEDNVVQQTKNRNEKAIAFIIQSYGGLLTAIIKRHIQNSQLDYEECLDDVLLAIWHNIDAFDERKNTFKQWIAAIAKYRAIDYQRRMMRNRQQFISAEISDHLYQKQPISPKQDVEEVLAHLSSKERAIFEKYYLEGVSSREIALQMNVKASWIHNKLSRGRKKLKQIFIPKNEV from the coding sequence GTGAAAATAACAGAAGATAATGTTGTACAACAAACTAAAAACCGCAACGAGAAGGCCATTGCATTCATCATTCAAAGTTACGGGGGATTACTCACGGCGATTATTAAACGTCATATACAGAACAGTCAGCTGGATTATGAAGAATGTTTAGATGATGTGCTGCTGGCCATTTGGCATAATATCGACGCATTCGATGAAAGGAAAAATACATTTAAGCAGTGGATTGCCGCCATTGCAAAGTACCGCGCAATTGATTACCAGCGAAGAATGATGAGAAACCGGCAGCAATTTATCAGTGCGGAAATATCCGATCATCTATACCAAAAGCAGCCGATATCCCCGAAACAAGATGTGGAGGAAGTGTTAGCTCACTTATCTTCCAAAGAACGGGCCATTTTTGAGAAGTACTATTTAGAGGGGGTATCATCTCGTGAAATAGCACTGCAAATGAATGTGAAGGCGTCCTGGATTCATAACAAGCTCTCACGCGGGCGCAAGAAGCTGAAACAGATTTTTATTCCTAAGAATGAGGTGTGA
- a CDS encoding DUF4179 domain-containing protein, which yields MSMYTELNDLQLDVSEYEEMPLTEIERKKWEKRVLIKLHKRKHNYSKKWIGLAAALLLAIGVTIPLGKVSLAQMPFVAGLIEHFINGDKPANYSAYKTAIGETAENAYGKLTLNEVLVDADRLLISSTFEPAKGVSFDYQTFLSPHVLVNGEDLQKSGGAQSIKVNDGMYTIYGDIKMSHLPNDGPLQIKITYDTISKRKRIAIEEPWVFNITVSTSQLEKDTKTFTIDKTITLNNGQKITLKKVIVTPVSTLIYYDTTEASESTRFKLISSDGKEVPFSEGYGSSDIGDTSYTRYVPIDLEKETYSLIPVNENNEEVGPEVQIR from the coding sequence ATGTCAATGTATACAGAGTTAAATGATTTGCAGCTTGATGTATCAGAATATGAGGAAATGCCTTTAACAGAGATTGAACGAAAAAAATGGGAAAAACGTGTATTAATAAAGCTTCATAAACGCAAACATAACTACTCAAAAAAATGGATAGGGCTAGCTGCCGCCCTCCTTCTGGCAATAGGTGTAACCATTCCTCTTGGAAAAGTATCGCTCGCACAGATGCCATTTGTGGCGGGACTCATCGAACATTTTATTAATGGAGATAAACCAGCCAATTATTCAGCCTATAAAACAGCAATCGGTGAAACGGCTGAAAATGCATATGGCAAGCTGACACTGAATGAAGTGCTAGTCGATGCGGACAGGCTCCTCATAAGCTCGACATTTGAGCCGGCTAAAGGTGTCTCTTTTGATTATCAAACTTTTCTGTCTCCACATGTCCTTGTCAACGGAGAAGACCTTCAAAAATCAGGAGGAGCACAGTCGATTAAAGTAAATGATGGCATGTATACGATTTATGGGGATATAAAGATGAGTCATTTACCGAATGATGGTCCGCTTCAAATCAAAATTACTTATGATACAATCAGTAAACGTAAAAGGATTGCGATTGAAGAGCCGTGGGTATTTAATATAACGGTGTCAACAAGTCAGTTAGAGAAAGATACAAAAACCTTTACTATCGACAAGACCATCACACTCAATAATGGACAAAAAATAACGCTTAAAAAGGTGATTGTCACCCCCGTTTCGACATTAATCTATTATGATACGACAGAGGCATCGGAATCGACTCGTTTCAAACTTATTTCCTCTGATGGCAAGGAAGTTCCTTTTAGTGAAGGCTATGGCTCTAGCGATATTGGAGACACTTCATATACCCGTTATGTACCGATTGATTTAGAGAAAGAGACCTATTCGCTTATCCCTGTTAATGAGAATAATGAAGAGGTAGGGCCTGAAGTTCAAATTCGATAA